The nucleotide sequence gtagtggagataggcacccacctgtccgatctggacgacaacgcccaagacccgcttagggtagcggcattgtaacagttttttttttttgttacactattcgaaaaaagaaaatcgctTGCAAATCATCATATGTTATCGAAGAGCAgtgcaattatttttattttctaaatagAATTTAAGAAAGGAAAAATAGGCCTTGTTTAACTGCACACACAATTAATGTCTTGGAGAGAAAACAATAATGTTAGATTGATAGAGCCAATAAAGTacaaactataaattttaatatgagttaaaattttttttgaaaaattgtaattttaatcaaaatcaTGAAAGATTTATGTTTCTCCATCAATTTACGTTATGAGTCcacatttaataataaatcttCATCATAGCATCATTATAAATAGAACATCTCATTTTTACTGATTATAATAGATATCCAGTGGAATCCACAAGGCCCTGTTTTCCTCCGGGCCCCGTCTATGGCCCAACGTCGGTATCTAATGGATACTACCACCGACTGGTCAGCAACGATCCCTACGTAACCGACAAGAACTTACCCGTCAGACCGCAGTCATCAGATCAGCCGATTCAAACAGCATACACCGGTAACCATCAGCGCCCGCTAACTGGTGCTGAGGATCAAACAATTTCACAGAAACAGGTCGCCCAACCAGCAGCATCGTCTAACTACCCCAAAATGGGTACCATACTCGTGACTCCTAGCAGCGTTGGCTATCAACAACAGGAGGCGACGCGAACTGGTGATTTGGCAAAGGAAAGCAGCAACGCGGTTTCGAAGGTACCTTCTAGATCGGCAATCGGTGCCGGTAAAGGTGGAATCGTACTACGGGATACTATTCTACTCGGCGACTATGAGAAGAAGTTTGCTGAATTCACTAAGAGCTGGCCCAAACTCTCAGCATTTTCCGGAGTATTTGGTGATGCAAGCTCTTTCTTTCGAGGTAAgcctttatatttttatttattttatttttgttttttgttcgATTGGTGACTAAAAACGGATTTAAAATGgaatatacaaatattaacaattaaaataattacttttgCTACAAAACGTTTTTcgtctttctttttttactcatgaaataattgttattttattaatcttTATTAATCTGTCAAAAAAGTTCTAATATTCCCATAAATGTGAATTGATAAAAcctgttgtttttttttctgtaataaaatgtatcatTGCTGTTACAGGATCATCACTAAATCCGTCGATATCGTCCGGCTTGGCAAGAAGTTCAGATAACATAGATACATCAAATTTAATCGGCAGACAAGGTTATGCTGTCAAGGAAGAAATCGATGAACCACCTTTCGATTTTAGATCGAATCCACTCATTGCATCTCCATTACATGTATATCCGACACCCGCAGCTTCTGCGTTTTTTAAACATCTAGTttaacttttataaatatagtgtattagattagatttaaaCAGATTGCGGCATGAAAATATTGAGCAttgatttcaatatttttataaaatagcAATCgcatgtaaataattttttacctGGAATAGTGATAGAATCCCTTGATTTCAAatcataatattatttaataaaattaacaaaataataatttattgcaaaGAATTGCCTTAAGCATCTTCGAATACTACGATATCGAAAACACATTTTACATTGTACATGCGTAATTTTGAATAGTCGATATAATCTATTATCGCGATCGACTCATCCATTAAACGTATGACTTCAGAAATTATATGAGTGGAACTAAGCTTTCAAACTTCTATAGGTTCATAAAactatttcattaaaaaaataactttctcACATCGTGATAATCAAAagatgaaaaatcgaaaataataaattttgcgaATGTCTTGCATTGCATTagagcttttatttatttatactccatttatgtataaaattgtAACATACTTAGTAATACACAAAATTGTTACCTTCATCCATCTTCGTTTATAAACGGACGaacatcatttttttattctaaaaatttcaatttgtacaattattatatcattattTAGCATATAATTTCATGTTTGATTATTAATCATAACACGCAGATTTTTTccataattataaaaagtgAATCTGCATTGTAGCGAGACTATCTGTAGAGTAAATCGCGGAAGTCGTGAGTTCGGTTTAACGATTGTTTCGAAATTCTTCTCCCGTCTGGCCGGAATAATGTTCTTCCCATATGCGTTGATTCAGATCATTGATCTTCATGAAATAGGGAATTGAAGTGCGATGATCGAAAGCCATATAGCCGAGCCTCCAGAGCCTCGAGAATGAAAGTGCCTGAATACCATTCACTTTCTCGTGTCGAGAGATATTACGAATGCGTAAATTATCATAGCTGAACTTttatttgtacatttttttcccGAAATTTATCGAATACATTAGCATGATTCAAAGTACAATCCATATAAAACCTcttgataattaaaaataaaaatatttttctaatatggGAGTCAGATCTGTGACGAATTATGATTTTTTCGCACTAAAATGCATACAATACGAACAttgataaacattttttatggaaagcaataatacatttttcgtTTACTACTACGCGTCAAAATGCTATACAAAGTGTAAGTGCGTGTTTTACTTACACGTTGTTAGACTTATAACTTACAACTTTCGTCTGACTTCATAGTTTACGAGAATGTTCAGCTTTTGTTACGACGGAAACTCCGCTCTTGTAAACTTAATTGGAATTAATGGAAAAGTTTAGAAAGGCGAAAGCTTTAGTTTCGTGTATAAAAATGGGAAACGATAGTTATCTAGATGCTTTACaagttttaatattaaaaaaaaaagattcgaaacattagaaaaaaaagtatttttgtaaaaaaacaaAGCTGACTGTAATTATATTGCACTGTATACAAATTTCTTATCAACGCATCAAAATGTTTTATCAAAAATGTtctgaaattataaaactttgaACGCGGTGGTAAAGCTAActtcaaaaattcaaattatatgtTCAAGTATGACATCAATAGATCCACTTTGCGAATTATAATAAGAGAGATTCTCGAACAGTAGAAGCGTTTTCGAGAAAGCTCAGCAACTCGTTAATCACCTCCTTAAAATCGATAAACAGCGCTTAATGTCTCAAGAATGGGTAACACACAAAGCCCGCGCAGCCGCGCATCGTCTAAAAAGCCTTGTCAAACCTCTTCGCCTTCCGAGGAAGAGCGATCTCCCGATAACTTTCCTGGCGTCGAGAGTCGACTCTCGAAACACAATTGCGAACAAGCATCTTTGAGAGCGCCTCGCACATATGCGAGACACACAGGTGACAAACATCCGCTCTCCCTCCGTGCAAGAAACGCAGCTAACGTAAACAAACCTGCGTCATTGCACTTGCAGTCTCGATCGTCTTTCAGTACCTATTGCATCCAATCTCTTCTCTACCGTCGTGGGCAATTTGTCGTCTGGATGTCTGCAGCGACTCTCTCGTCTATACCGCGTGCACGTATACGGCCGAGTGCGAGATCAATAGCCCCGTAAAGGCGCGCGAGGCACTCTTACCTCTTACGCGTTCAggaaagagaggagaaaaaacaaCACACGGGCCGAATGCCACGGTCACCCGGTTCTTCGCTCTTCTCGCATCCCTCGCTCGCGCTCACTTTCACTCGAAAGTCCCGGCAACGCGCGGCGAAAGTTGCACCGACGCCTGCTGCAACGAGTCAGGATCGCTTGCGCCGATTATGCCGGAAATAAAAGAGCGAGTAAGGACCTCCTGAAGCTGAGGCTCTCGCTCGATTCTCGTGCTTTGTAGGTATATGTACGCTTGTAACATCGCGGCGGTTCTAGTGTGCTGTGCTGCTTGCGTCCGAGGCAGCTGCTCCCATTTTGAGCCTTACGGGTTTGCAGGAATGTGGATTTTCTTAATTCGCGCGAGAATTCACGCACTTTCATATGCAGAGACTTTTATTGTACGAGGTGATTTATGAGTTGGAGTCATTTTTTAGGGTCAGTGTACTCGTTACAACGCTGTTAGATTAATATCTTCCTGGTGTGCGCATCATTATATAGCATCTAAGTTATAGTATGATCGCCTAAGTGCGGGAACACCTTTTAACTTTCGTTCTTCCTCCATGTAGACAGCGAACagtcaatattaattttaatgatatcgAAATTTCAGAATAGCTTTTGCTGGtaaataaaaagttaaattttacACTCATCGATTTCTACTACACAACACATCCCGTCAGTAGATATGGTCGAGTTTATAGCTA is from Nasonia vitripennis strain AsymCx chromosome 1, Nvit_psr_1.1, whole genome shotgun sequence and encodes:
- the LOC100679098 gene encoding uncharacterized protein LOC100679098, whose product is MKRFAVCVAVLVTNCLLIANAEKFVYVVPRRQIRRSPTLSVPSRPNVRAATPYLKYPTFGPYGLARPSLPPNNQLPHGVGEYERPQNGIDHAVTPYGKGVGCAPYARGYLPYDKKGGLVPFINQHRYPVESTRPCFPPGPVYGPTSVSNGYYHRLVSNDPYVTDKNLPVRPQSSDQPIQTAYTGNHQRPLTGAEDQTISQKQVAQPAASSNYPKMGTILVTPSSVGYQQQEATRTGDLAKESSNAVSKVPSRSAIGAGKGGIVLRDTILLGDYEKKFAEFTKSWPKLSAFSGVFGDASSFFRGSSLNPSISSGLARSSDNIDTSNLIGRQGYAVKEEIDEPPFDFRSNPLIASPLHVYPTPAASAFFKHLV